Part of the Listeria innocua genome is shown below.
ATTTGCTAGCGGCTTCGGAATCCTGCTCGTAGCGCTTTCTACCGCTGGATTAATTGCATTTAGAAGAAAATAACAAAAAAGGAACCAAAAGCACAGAGATAGTCGCTTTCGGTTCCTTCTTTATATTGTCCGAGTTTGATCTTGTAAAACAGCTTTTAATGAGTGATAAGCTGGAATTGATAAATTTAAATCCACTCGATTTATTTGTTGTGCCATTTTTGGTTGAATGCCAGAGATGAACGCCTCGACACCTAGAAGCTTGAGAACAGTTACTAAATTATTTAGCATGTCTCCAAGTGCATCGTCAAAGTAAGTTATTCCTGATAAATCAATACAAAGTTGCTCAACGCCTAGTTGAACGCATTTCTTAGAAGTAATTTCAGTTAATTTATCTGCTCTTTCGCGGTCAATTCCTCCCATTAAAGGAAGTATCGCCAATTTGTCAGTTATAGAAATAACCGGAGTGCTAATTTCCTCAATTAAACGATGTTGTTGTTCTAAATGTTTCACAATATCGTTATAATACATTGCAGAAAAAGCTTCATTGATTCGGTCAAATCCGTGATTAACCATCGCTAAGCTGGAAGAAAAATCACATTTAGAAACCTCATCATTATGGATGCAAAAATCGTTAACTGCCGAAACAAATTCACGGCGTAGTTTATCTAGGGTAGTAATTACTTCAGGCAAAGGAACTTCATTTTCCATACGACGCGCGTACATGTTATCAAGCCATTTATCAAGTTTCAGAAAGAAAGCCTTTTTACCTGTGAAGTAAGAAATGATTAGGTCAGCTGTTTGTTCGCTATCTGCGCGAAGTTCATCTTTATATCGCGGGGAATAAACGAAACTCGTATACGTATTTTCATTTTCATAAATTTTCGAAAGCCAGTTGTTAATAATTTCTTCTGTATGGGCCCTTAAATAAAGTTCCATACTTCCATTCGCTTCATTCATACCAGACAACCCCTTTAAGTCTAAGTATAATACTTTTCTTTTATTCTATGCTCAAAAAGGTGTACTGTCCATTTATATTTTGGAAAAAAAGCTAATTTATTGAAAATGTAATATTCTTTAACAAATCAGTCGTTATTTTTTTGTTAAAATTCCGAAGCTATTTAAGCCTTGTCATGGTATAATATTACAATATGGATAGAAAGGAAGTTTTTTGTGGGATTACAGGATGAACTTACAATGATGCAACCAGTGGTCATGAAGATTTTTTCAAAAAGTGTCCGCGAAAACCGATTATCTCACGGCTATTTATTAGAAGGCTCAAGAGGTACAGGCAAGAAACGCACAGCACTTTGGTTAGCTCAGAGTCTTTTTTGTTTGGAGCGGACTGAAACCAACCTTGCTTGTGGCGAGTGTGCCAATTGCATAAGAATAGCGAGTCATAATCATCCGGATGTTCATTTGCTAGAGCCAGATGGAGCTAGTATTAAAATAGATCAGGTTCGCGCGCTTAAGCAAGAATTAAGTAAACGCGGAATGGAATCAGATCAAAAAGTAGTTATCATTTACGATGCAGAAAAAATGACTGTGCAATCAGCCAATAGTCTGCTGAAATTTATAGAAGAACCAGAAGGCGGTTTGTTATTACTATTTTTAACGACAAATCCTGGGCAAATTTTGCCAACAATTCAATCAAGACTGCAACCTGTCACGTTTAAATCACTAACTTTTGATAGTCTTGTAGCTTCACTAACGGCAGCGGGCATTTCCGAACAAAAAGCGCGGATTTATGCTAGTATTACTGGTAGCGTAGAAGAAGCGAAGACGTTTGAAGAGGGTGACTGGTTTAGTGATGCAAGAAATGTTGTCATCAAGTTATACGAAGGAATACACCATCAAGGAACGAGCCCATTAATTATCATTCAAGAATCATGGATGCCACTATTTAAAGAGAAAGATAAGATGGCGCTTGGACTCGAATTATTGTTACTGCTTTACCGCGATAGGCTGCATCTTACGCTTGATGAGAACTACGAACCTATTTGCACTGCGCAAAAAGAAATGCTCGGACAAGATGCGCTACGTAAGTCACTGTCCGAAACCACAGGGGAAATCGAGAAGATTCTCGCTGCGAAATCAAAACTGGATTCCAA
Proteins encoded:
- a CDS encoding STAS domain-containing protein, with amino-acid sequence MNEANGSMELYLRAHTEEIINNWLSKIYENENTYTSFVYSPRYKDELRADSEQTADLIISYFTGKKAFFLKLDKWLDNMYARRMENEVPLPEVITTLDKLRREFVSAVNDFCIHNDEVSKCDFSSSLAMVNHGFDRINEAFSAMYYNDIVKHLEQQHRLIEEISTPVISITDKLAILPLMGGIDRERADKLTEITSKKCVQLGVEQLCIDLSGITYFDDALGDMLNNLVTVLKLLGVEAFISGIQPKMAQQINRVDLNLSIPAYHSLKAVLQDQTRTI
- the holB gene encoding DNA polymerase III subunit delta', coding for MGLQDELTMMQPVVMKIFSKSVRENRLSHGYLLEGSRGTGKKRTALWLAQSLFCLERTETNLACGECANCIRIASHNHPDVHLLEPDGASIKIDQVRALKQELSKRGMESDQKVVIIYDAEKMTVQSANSLLKFIEEPEGGLLLLFLTTNPGQILPTIQSRLQPVTFKSLTFDSLVASLTAAGISEQKARIYASITGSVEEAKTFEEGDWFSDARNVVIKLYEGIHHQGTSPLIIIQESWMPLFKEKDKMALGLELLLLLYRDRLHLTLDENYEPICTAQKEMLGQDALRKSLSETTGEIEKILAAKSKLDSNMNTQLLMEQLVLEIQGR